The sequence below is a genomic window from Prosthecobacter dejongeii.
CCAGCAAAAGACCTGACAGAGCCAGGGCAGAGGCTTGGCAACCTAGCCAGCGTTCGATATCCCATTCGGCATCCAAAGCCTCGATGCGGCGAGTGATTTCATCGGCTGATTGAATGGACATTCCACCAACTCTCAATTTCGCTTGGACTTCGATCTGTTCGTTGAGGGCTTCAGCGGTGGATGATTGGACAGGATCTTCTTCGGAGTTCATAAGATGTGAGAGGGTGAGGATTAATCTTCTTCAGGAGCCACCGCGCCTACGCCCACGACGGTGCCTTCGCCTTGAGCAAAGATTTCGATCATTTTAAGATTGAAGGCGGGCAAGTCTTCTGGCTGGCGGCTGGTGATGAGGGACTGGTCCACAACCACCTCGGCATCTACCCACTCGCCACCCGCGTTTCGCACATCGGTCTGGATCGCTGGCCAGGAGGTGAGGCGTCGCCCTTCCACGAGCCCTGCTTCGATGAGCAGCCACGGACCATGACAAATGGCTGCAATAGGTTTCCCTTGTAGCCCAAATTCCCGCACGAAATCAATGGCTTCCGGCATCGCGCGCAAGGTATCGGGATTGGCTAGGCCCCCTGGTAGGAGTAGGGCATCAAAGTCGAGAGGGTCGGCTAGATCTAGACGGATATCTGTCGCGAAGGTATCCCCCTTTTCATCGTGGTGCACACCTTGGATCTCCCCGGCTTCAGGAGAGATGATGCTGACTTTAGCGCCAGCTTTTTCTAGTGCTTGCAGCGGCAGTTCGAGTTCCGACTGCTCAAAGCCATTGGTCGCCAAGATCGCCACATGTTTACTACCGAGAGAGGGTTTCATAACACAACTAGATCGTTTGTTAGTCGCTCAATGGTCGCAGTCATTTTTTATTTGGTTTGGGTGTGGCATCCAATGCGCCAAGAGAAAGCGATTTCAAAGTGAAACCCCTGCCTAACTATGAATACAATCTTACTCGTTCTCTTGATTTTGCTTTTGATCGGTGCATTGCCCACTTGGCCTTACAGTTCAGGCTGGGGCTATTACCCGAGCGGTGGCCTCATTCTCCTCATCGTTTTGCTTGTGATCTTTTTGCGTTGAGTGGATTCGAAAACAAAAAAAAGGCGGGCCCCATCTGGAGCCCGCCTTTTTTGTTTAAAGCGTGAATCAGTCGCCCATTTCGTCGGTCTCAGGTGCGGGGTCATCAATGCCTTCGTCGCCATGGTTCAGGTCTTCCTGGTCACTGAGGGCATCCGTTTCACGTGTGACTTTGCGGGGAAGAGGCACGTCTTCGAATTCATCGGGTTGATGGATGGGCAATTCATCCAGATCAGGGGCCTGTTCGGGAGTGGGTTCTTGGTGGGCGTGGGGATTCATAGGGTGAGAATTTAAAGGTGAAAATTAACGGGGACGGTAAAGAAGACGCGTGGTGTTAAAGCCGAGTCGGCGCGCTTCATCAGCATACTTTTGGCGGGTGGAATCGGGGAGATTGGCTTGGCGAGAAAGCAGCCACAGGTAGTTGCGGTCTGGGGTGCCAACCAAGGCGGCGGAGTAATCAGGAGCGAGCTGGAGGATCCAGTAGTTGCCTTCTTCCGCCGCAGGGGCCAGAGACGCTAAGCCTTCAAATTTTACCCGGAGACGCGCATTGCTACTGCCTGACACTGCGGTGGCGCGACCAGTGGCGGTTTTCTGGCGGCCGTCTGCTCGCGTCTCAGTATTGACCACCCGCAGGCTTTGATCTGGAAGGAGGGTGTATTGGGCTTCGGCGCTGGCTCCGTCTTTTTGAAAGCTGTTGGGCAGGCGAAATTGCTCATACCAATGCCCCGCATAGCGCTGGACATTCACCTCAGGCACGGTGGCGAGTGGCGGGTAAGACTTTGATCCGGCGCAGGAGACCATGAGCAGCGTGCTAAGCAAGCCTGCTACCAGGGAGAACAGGGGGTGTGAATTCATGGTTGTTGGGAAGTTGCGGAAGATGTTTTTTCTGTTGGAACTGCGCGGCGAAATTGGGCGGCCAATTTTTCGAGCTGTTCTTCAGGAAGGTCTTCGAGATCAATGATCTCGTTGCGTGCATCTTTGATGGCCCGGATGATTTCATCGAGTTTCAACTGCATGGCCAGAGACTCACGATTTTGACTGTTCTGGATGAGAAAGACGCTGAGGAAGGTGATGATGGTGGTCCCCGTATTGATGACGAGTTGCCAGTTTTCGGAGTAGCCGAGGGAGGGCCCTAGAGATGCCCAGCCGATGACCACAGCGGTGGCGAGTAAGAAAGCAAAAGGGTGACCCAAGGCGCGTGCCGCCCGTGAGGCCATTTGAGCGAAGAAATCTTTCATGATGACATAAAGTTGGTTAGTCAGCCTTCGATCAAAGATTGTGCGCCATCAATAAATACCTCCGTGCCTGTGATGTGGCTGGCAAGTTCTGAGGCCAAAAACCAAACAAGCTGCGCAACTTCTTCAGAGCTGCCTGCCTCGCCCTTTTTGAGAGGGATGCTGCCCTGAGGAAAATCCACCGGAATGCGGATGCGGTCCAGATCCCGCTGCTCGGTTTCATCATGGATGGCGGTGTCAATGGTGCCTGGGCAGATGACATTGACACGGATGCGATGGCGAGCCCATTCAAGCGCGAGCATTTTCACCAAGGCTAGTTGAGCTGCCTTAGAGCAGGCATAGGCAGAGGCTCCAGCATTGCTAAACATGCGAGTGCCATTGACAGATGCGGTGACGATGATGGACCCGCCCTGCGCCCGTAAAAGTGGGAAACAGTGTTTGAGAGTCAGGAAGGTGCCTTTGAGATTGGTGTTAAGTGTAGCGTCCCACTCAGCTTCTTGGAGATCTTCAAAGGGAGCCCAGGTGCCGTTCGTGCCTGCATTGTGATGCAGGATATCCAGTCGTCCCCACTTCTGAGAGCAGGCCTGGATGGCTGCCTGCATGTCCTTGGCGGAGGCGACATCGCCCTCTACAGACAGGGCCTGCCCGCCTGCCTGACGGATGTGTTCTTCGGTGTCTTGGAGCTTTGCCAAGGTGGTACCTACCAGGACTACAGAGGCCCCCGCCTGTGAT
It includes:
- a CDS encoding type 1 glutamine amidotransferase domain-containing protein gives rise to the protein MKPSLGSKHVAILATNGFEQSELELPLQALEKAGAKVSIISPEAGEIQGVHHDEKGDTFATDIRLDLADPLDFDALLLPGGLANPDTLRAMPEAIDFVREFGLQGKPIAAICHGPWLLIEAGLVEGRRLTSWPAIQTDVRNAGGEWVDAEVVVDQSLITSRQPEDLPAFNLKMIEIFAQGEGTVVGVGAVAPEED
- a CDS encoding DUF3309 domain-containing protein; translated protein: MNTILLVLLILLLIGALPTWPYSSGWGYYPSGGLILLIVLLVIFLR
- a CDS encoding lipocalin family protein — protein: MNSHPLFSLVAGLLSTLLMVSCAGSKSYPPLATVPEVNVQRYAGHWYEQFRLPNSFQKDGASAEAQYTLLPDQSLRVVNTETRADGRQKTATGRATAVSGSSNARLRVKFEGLASLAPAAEEGNYWILQLAPDYSAALVGTPDRNYLWLLSRQANLPDSTRQKYADEARRLGFNTTRLLYRPR
- a CDS encoding low affinity iron permease family protein translates to MKDFFAQMASRAARALGHPFAFLLATAVVIGWASLGPSLGYSENWQLVINTGTTIITFLSVFLIQNSQNRESLAMQLKLDEIIRAIKDARNEIIDLEDLPEEQLEKLAAQFRRAVPTEKTSSATSQQP
- a CDS encoding SDR family oxidoreductase, with protein sequence MNIPPHSLTGKVALITGAGSGIGRASAIALSQAGASVVLVGTTLAKLQDTEEHIRQAGGQALSVEGDVASAKDMQAAIQACSQKWGRLDILHHNAGTNGTWAPFEDLQEAEWDATLNTNLKGTFLTLKHCFPLLRAQGGSIIVTASVNGTRMFSNAGASAYACSKAAQLALVKMLALEWARHRIRVNVICPGTIDTAIHDETEQRDLDRIRIPVDFPQGSIPLKKGEAGSSEEVAQLVWFLASELASHITGTEVFIDGAQSLIEG